A region from the Pirellulales bacterium genome encodes:
- a CDS encoding DUF1854 domain-containing protein, protein MPAGNNSERSAQVDGITLQYDSFGRLVLTEANGRRHVGVEPIRSFPLSSPQHGISICNTEGVEVLWIEDLQSLPDAPRQLIVEELSRREFMPVIERIVSVSSNTDPSRWAVETDRGQTEFLLKSEDDVRRVGPRGAILLDAAGMRYLVPDTKKLDAASRRVLERYM, encoded by the coding sequence ATGCCAGCCGGAAATAATTCCGAGCGTTCAGCACAAGTCGACGGGATCACGCTGCAATACGATTCGTTCGGCCGGCTGGTGCTCACCGAGGCGAATGGCCGTCGACATGTCGGTGTCGAGCCGATCCGGTCATTTCCCTTGTCTTCCCCACAGCATGGCATCTCGATCTGCAACACCGAGGGAGTCGAGGTGCTGTGGATCGAGGATCTGCAATCCCTCCCTGACGCCCCGCGGCAATTGATCGTCGAGGAGCTCAGCCGCCGCGAGTTCATGCCCGTCATCGAACGGATCGTCAGCGTCTCGTCCAATACGGACCCTTCGCGATGGGCGGTGGAAACTGACCGCGGGCAGACCGAGTTCCTTCTGAAAAGCGAAGACGACGTGCGTCGCGTCGGGCCGCGGGGCGCCATTCTGCTCGACGCCGCCGGCATGCGGTATCTCGTGCCCGATACCAAGAAGCTCGATGCCGCCAGCCGTCGGGTCCTCGAGCGGTATATGTAA
- a CDS encoding dockerin type I domain-containing protein: protein MRYFVICAGLLLPCSEANAVLIGTGTGKGNTTAPANDFGFENVGVFGSGSAVYLGNGWVLTAAHVYDGSSGGGTPTQALFDGSFYQAVPNSGVQLKNPVGVAGTQFTDLEMFKLATAPPLPTLTITPTPPTAGWQVVMDGNGRDRTNNQVGYWTPTWQPSSTPTALAGDVWGTMPTLRWGTNVIDLAGATQGVNGNNEVSFMTTFDAKGTTYEAQGTPGDSGGGVFHQDPTTGAWSLAGIMFSTTSLPGQPWGTAVFGNSTWSADLYYYRTQIYQTMAIPGDLNFDGIVNTQDLAIISSTWLQTGRGSKMPAGDVNHDGIVNSQDLALIASLSATAQTSYGNTLVAVPEPATALLTIIALTCWLAAAGRRSAR, encoded by the coding sequence ATGCGGTACTTCGTAATTTGCGCTGGATTGTTGTTGCCTTGTAGCGAAGCCAATGCCGTGCTGATCGGCACCGGCACGGGAAAGGGAAACACGACGGCTCCGGCGAACGATTTCGGTTTTGAAAACGTCGGCGTCTTTGGCAGCGGCAGCGCCGTCTACCTCGGTAACGGTTGGGTGCTTACCGCGGCCCATGTCTATGACGGCAGCAGCGGCGGCGGAACGCCGACGCAGGCGCTGTTCGACGGTTCCTTCTATCAGGCGGTCCCCAACTCCGGCGTGCAATTGAAGAACCCGGTGGGCGTAGCGGGTACGCAATTTACCGATCTCGAGATGTTCAAGCTGGCGACGGCGCCACCCCTCCCAACGTTGACGATCACGCCAACCCCGCCCACCGCAGGCTGGCAAGTGGTGATGGACGGCAACGGACGTGATCGCACCAACAACCAAGTGGGATACTGGACGCCGACCTGGCAACCCTCATCGACGCCCACGGCGCTCGCCGGAGATGTCTGGGGTACCATGCCAACCCTACGCTGGGGCACGAACGTGATCGATCTGGCAGGGGCCACACAAGGCGTCAATGGAAACAACGAAGTATCGTTCATGACCACCTTCGACGCCAAGGGGACCACGTACGAGGCGCAAGGCACGCCGGGAGATTCCGGAGGCGGGGTGTTTCATCAAGATCCCACCACCGGAGCATGGAGCCTGGCGGGGATCATGTTCTCTACGACGTCACTGCCAGGTCAGCCTTGGGGCACCGCCGTTTTTGGCAATTCGACCTGGTCGGCCGATCTCTACTACTATCGCACGCAGATCTATCAGACGATGGCCATTCCAGGCGATCTCAACTTCGACGGGATCGTCAACACGCAGGACCTGGCCATTATCTCGAGCACCTGGCTGCAAACCGGTCGCGGAAGCAAGATGCCGGCCGGCGACGTGAACCACGATGGCATCGTCAACAGCCAGGATTTAGCGCTCATTGCCAGCCTCTCCGCGACCGCCCAAACATCCTACGGGAACACTCTCGTCGCTGTGCCCGAGCCGGCAACCGCACTGCTGACGATCATCGCATTGACATGCTGGCTGGCCGCCGCGGGCCGGCGATCAGCCAGATAG
- a CDS encoding TIGR01777 family oxidoreductase — MRALVTGATGFVGSRLAAQIAEPIVLSRDPKRAREKLPRATHHYWDPLAATPPADAFAGVDAVFHLAGESVGEGRWSAAKKQRIRDSRILGTRHLVEGLATLEQRPRVLVVASAIGYYGSRGDETLDESSSPGNDFLAQVCRDWEAEARAAEKLGMRVVCTRFGIILGQGGALAKMLLPFKLGLGGRLGSGRQWMSWVHIDDVVGILLANATDEQYQGPVNIVAPQPVTNREFTRALASVLHRPAIFPVPALALRLAVGEFAEVLLGSQRVLPKVAQRAGYGFRYSSLDEALRAVVDERPAQIAAPVQVS, encoded by the coding sequence ATGAGGGCACTCGTCACCGGAGCCACGGGATTTGTCGGCAGCCGGCTCGCTGCTCAGATCGCCGAGCCGATCGTACTATCGCGCGATCCAAAGCGGGCGCGGGAAAAGCTGCCGCGGGCGACGCATCATTACTGGGATCCGCTGGCAGCCACGCCGCCGGCCGATGCCTTTGCCGGCGTCGATGCCGTTTTCCACCTGGCGGGCGAATCGGTCGGCGAAGGGCGCTGGTCAGCCGCCAAGAAGCAGCGCATTCGCGACAGCCGCATTCTCGGCACTCGACACCTGGTCGAAGGCCTGGCCACACTCGAGCAGCGGCCCCGCGTGCTGGTCGTGGCCTCGGCAATCGGCTACTACGGTTCGCGCGGCGACGAAACGCTCGACGAATCGTCTTCGCCAGGCAATGACTTTCTCGCCCAGGTGTGTCGCGACTGGGAGGCCGAGGCCCGGGCGGCGGAGAAACTCGGCATGCGCGTGGTGTGTACACGATTCGGCATCATCCTTGGTCAGGGAGGGGCGCTTGCGAAAATGCTCCTGCCCTTCAAGCTGGGCCTCGGCGGCCGGTTGGGCAGTGGACGCCAATGGATGTCGTGGGTTCATATCGATGACGTGGTGGGCATTCTGCTGGCAAACGCCACTGACGAGCAGTATCAAGGTCCGGTAAACATCGTCGCGCCGCAGCCGGTGACAAACCGCGAGTTCACGCGGGCACTGGCGAGTGTGCTGCACCGGCCGGCGATCTTTCCCGTACCTGCGCTCGCTTTACGACTGGCCGTCGGCGAGTTCGCCGAAGTCTTGCTCGGTTCGCAGCGCGTGCTTCCGAAGGTGGCGCAGCGCGCCGGCTACGGTTTCCGTTATTCGTCGTTGGACGAAGCGCTGCGGGCCGTCGTCGACGAGCGGCCCGCACAAATCGCCGCGCCGGTGCAAGTTTCTTGA
- the cphA gene encoding cyanophycin synthetase: MEIRRIRVLRGSNTWAWFPVLEVLVDLQELKDSPSNILPGFNERVMSWLPSMIEHRCSIGERGGFFERLRRGTYQGHILEHVSLELQQLCGCNVGFGKARETTEEGVYKVVIEFEDASLGLECFRTAVRLNQAAVYGTPFDIKEELGRLRDIADDVCLGPSTRAIVDAAEARGIPIHRLNTGSLVQLGWGARQRRILTAETDRTCAIAESIAHDKELTRRLLRTIGAPVPEGRPVTDVDDAWKAAQEIGPPVVVKPRDSNHGRGVFTGLTTREQVASAFAYADGIGSGVLVERFAPGAEHRLLVVDGRVIAASRGEPAVIVGDGARNVAQLIDEQLNSDPRRGEDCSSLLYTIELDPITSLALEQQGYRADSIPPAGTRILIKRNGNVDTDVTERVHPEVAARAVEAAAVVGLDIAGLDVVAEDIGRPLEDQGGAIVEVNAGPGLQMHVQPASGKPRPVGEAIVATMFPPGEYGRIPLVAVTGSKGKTATVRLIGTILERGAGPVAVATSDGVFRDGRLVKPGDASGYDGAQAILQHPLVEWAVCEVSAESVRDEGLGFDDCEVAVVTGVDYEHRDDLDDAERAEQVSVLKRCIVEAVAKQRGWAVLNADNPTTAAMAEYCRGSLIYFTRDPRNPIALAHRAKGGRVVLAAAGRLRMFAGDKLPEEIVLSSAEGDKCAADLADYAAPAAGAAWALGLSLDEIARGLARCARPPVVAPVS, encoded by the coding sequence ATGGAAATCCGCCGCATTCGCGTCCTGCGCGGCTCGAATACCTGGGCCTGGTTCCCCGTGTTGGAAGTGCTCGTCGACTTGCAGGAACTTAAGGATTCCCCCTCGAACATCCTGCCCGGCTTCAACGAGCGGGTGATGTCCTGGCTGCCGTCGATGATCGAGCATCGATGCAGCATTGGCGAGCGAGGTGGCTTTTTCGAGCGCTTGCGGCGCGGCACCTACCAGGGACATATCCTCGAGCATGTCTCGCTCGAGCTGCAACAACTGTGCGGCTGCAACGTCGGCTTCGGCAAAGCGCGCGAGACGACCGAAGAGGGCGTCTACAAAGTCGTCATCGAATTCGAAGACGCGTCGCTTGGTTTGGAATGCTTCCGCACGGCGGTCCGTCTGAATCAGGCCGCCGTGTATGGAACGCCGTTCGACATCAAAGAAGAGCTCGGGCGCCTGCGCGACATAGCGGACGACGTGTGCCTGGGACCGAGCACGCGTGCCATCGTCGACGCCGCCGAAGCGCGCGGCATTCCCATTCACCGGCTGAATACCGGAAGCCTCGTGCAGTTGGGCTGGGGCGCGCGGCAGCGGCGCATTCTCACGGCCGAGACCGATCGCACCTGTGCCATCGCCGAATCGATCGCGCACGATAAAGAGCTGACACGGCGGCTGCTGCGGACCATCGGCGCGCCCGTCCCCGAGGGGCGCCCGGTCACCGACGTCGACGACGCCTGGAAAGCCGCGCAAGAAATCGGGCCTCCCGTGGTCGTCAAGCCGCGCGACAGCAATCACGGTCGCGGTGTGTTCACCGGGCTGACCACCCGCGAGCAGGTAGCGAGTGCGTTTGCCTATGCCGACGGTATCGGCAGCGGCGTGCTGGTCGAGCGGTTCGCGCCCGGCGCGGAACATCGGCTATTGGTCGTGGATGGGCGCGTGATTGCTGCTTCGCGCGGGGAGCCGGCCGTGATCGTCGGCGACGGCGCACGCAACGTGGCGCAATTGATCGACGAGCAATTGAATTCCGATCCGCGCCGCGGCGAAGATTGCTCGAGCCTGCTCTACACCATCGAACTCGATCCGATCACGAGCCTGGCGCTCGAACAGCAAGGCTATCGTGCCGATTCGATTCCACCGGCCGGCACGCGCATCCTCATCAAGCGCAATGGCAACGTCGATACCGACGTCACCGAGCGCGTCCATCCCGAGGTCGCGGCGCGGGCTGTCGAAGCGGCCGCCGTCGTCGGGCTCGACATCGCCGGCCTGGATGTGGTGGCCGAGGACATCGGCCGCCCGCTCGAGGATCAGGGAGGCGCGATCGTCGAAGTGAACGCCGGCCCGGGTTTGCAAATGCACGTACAACCGGCATCCGGCAAGCCACGCCCCGTCGGCGAAGCCATCGTGGCCACGATGTTTCCGCCGGGCGAATACGGACGGATTCCCTTGGTGGCCGTAACGGGCAGCAAAGGCAAGACGGCCACGGTGCGTCTGATTGGGACGATCCTCGAACGCGGCGCAGGTCCGGTGGCCGTGGCCACCAGCGACGGCGTCTTTCGCGACGGCCGTCTCGTGAAGCCCGGCGATGCAAGCGGCTACGACGGCGCGCAGGCAATCTTACAGCATCCGCTGGTTGAGTGGGCCGTCTGCGAAGTGAGTGCCGAGAGTGTCCGTGACGAGGGACTCGGCTTCGACGATTGCGAGGTGGCCGTGGTCACGGGCGTCGACTACGAGCATCGCGACGATCTGGATGACGCCGAACGGGCTGAACAAGTGTCAGTCCTCAAACGCTGCATTGTGGAAGCGGTGGCCAAACAGCGCGGCTGGGCGGTCCTGAATGCCGACAACCCGACAACGGCCGCGATGGCCGAGTATTGCCGCGGCTCACTGATTTATTTCACGCGCGACCCGCGCAACCCGATCGCCCTGGCCCATCGAGCCAAGGGGGGGCGCGTGGTGTTGGCGGCGGCGGGTCGGCTGCGAATGTTTGCCGGCGATAAGCTGCCGGAAGAAATCGTGCTGTCCTCGGCCGAAGGGGACAAGTGCGCGGCGGACTTGGCCGATTATGCGGCTCCCGCGGCCGGTGCGGCGTGGGCCCTGGGCTTGTCGTTGGATGAAATCGCGCGCGGGCTGGCTCGCTGCGCGCGGCCGCCCGTGGTGGCCCCCGTCTCGTAG
- a CDS encoding SRPBCC family protein — MGFFSSYVGHLERRQFVPRPRSAVFAFFSDAANLETLTPAFLKFHILTPRPIAMQPGTRIDYELTLAGIRFHWQSLIEQFEPEARFVDVQLRGPYRRWHHEHIFEEDAGGTWVIDRVDYEMPLGLLGRAVHALWVKRSLAGIFAFRAVKMQELFGSR; from the coding sequence ATGGGATTCTTCAGTAGCTACGTCGGCCATCTCGAGCGCCGGCAATTCGTGCCCCGTCCGCGCAGCGCCGTCTTCGCGTTCTTTTCGGACGCCGCAAACCTGGAGACGCTGACGCCGGCCTTTCTGAAGTTCCATATTCTCACGCCGCGCCCCATCGCGATGCAGCCCGGCACACGCATCGACTACGAGTTGACGCTCGCGGGAATTCGCTTTCATTGGCAATCGCTGATCGAGCAATTCGAGCCCGAGGCGCGCTTTGTCGACGTGCAGCTGCGAGGCCCTTACCGGCGCTGGCATCACGAGCACATCTTCGAGGAGGATGCCGGCGGCACATGGGTCATCGATCGGGTCGATTACGAAATGCCGTTGGGCTTGCTGGGGCGCGCGGTCCATGCGCTGTGGGTCAAGCGATCGCTGGCGGGGATTTTCGCGTTTCGCGCCGTGAAAATGCAGGAGCTTTTCGGTTCGAGATAG
- a CDS encoding ABC transporter ATP-binding protein, which produces MDDVPFILPALPDAWRRTALEQLETGEVIHAWFTPDLAKPLRYAAGLVLLTDRRILAAEAPSTSAGDEVQGARWSSWSLANVANVRAKERSGLGTLDLLGTDSRLASWRYTNGLARDAHEFVRSFDAVRRGLPLESIESEDGESFAEPAAAPVSTKALWRLARFARQRWSMVLFGFVLTVATTAVGLVPTYLTVPLMGGLRQHYEEFEKITEQPRLTPAMREKALDLLQDHDGPTFGRLVSLCLLGMAGAAVAAWLLGWAQGIVMSRVSERIAGDLRNQTYTHLQKLSLDFFGGKRTGDLIARISSDTDRICNFLADNVVDFASDILLFIGMSCILFSWDPLLAVAGLLPLPLVGWLVYYVRGQLQHGFTRGGRAWSEMTNVLADTIPGIRVVKAFAQEKREVGRFEAANDRVIQANNRVNMVWAFFWPLVLFLNTAGLLVVWAFGAWRVFDFRIEPEYVWGFYLFIMRFYTRLESMSRMFSMTQRAAASSQRIFEILDRVPSVPEPAVPVHPGRIRGEIELRGICFRYGNRQVIENVDLSIEPGEMIGLVGPSGSGKSTLVNLVCRFYDVTQGSILVDGVDVRQFPVSEYRRNIGMVLQDPFLFYGTIFENIAYGRPDATREEVVAAARAAKAHEFIMRLPDGYDSLVGERGQTLSGGERQRISIARAILIDPRILILDEATSSVDTETEREIQEALDNLIQGRTTIAIAHRLSTLRRASRLIVMDRGRIVETGQHQDLVQSPGMYARLHRAQVALAREAIE; this is translated from the coding sequence TTGGACGACGTACCTTTCATTCTGCCCGCGCTGCCCGATGCTTGGCGCCGCACGGCGTTGGAACAGTTGGAAACCGGCGAGGTCATTCACGCCTGGTTCACGCCCGATCTTGCCAAGCCGCTGCGCTACGCGGCCGGCTTGGTGCTGTTAACCGATCGGCGCATCCTGGCAGCCGAAGCGCCATCGACGTCTGCTGGCGATGAGGTGCAGGGCGCCCGTTGGAGTTCTTGGTCGCTGGCGAACGTAGCCAACGTGCGCGCCAAGGAACGGAGCGGCCTGGGCACGCTCGATCTCTTGGGCACGGACAGCCGCCTGGCCAGTTGGCGATACACGAACGGCTTGGCGCGCGACGCTCACGAGTTCGTGCGCTCGTTCGACGCAGTGCGCCGCGGATTGCCTTTAGAGAGCATCGAGTCCGAAGACGGCGAAAGCTTTGCCGAACCCGCTGCCGCGCCGGTCAGCACCAAGGCCCTGTGGCGGCTGGCCCGCTTCGCGCGGCAGCGCTGGAGCATGGTGCTGTTCGGCTTCGTGCTGACCGTGGCCACGACCGCAGTCGGCCTCGTACCGACGTACCTCACCGTGCCATTGATGGGGGGCTTACGGCAACACTACGAAGAATTCGAGAAGATCACCGAGCAGCCCCGCCTGACGCCTGCGATGCGCGAAAAAGCGCTCGATCTGCTGCAAGACCACGACGGACCGACATTCGGTCGACTGGTCAGCTTGTGCCTGCTGGGAATGGCCGGCGCGGCCGTCGCCGCGTGGCTGTTGGGCTGGGCGCAGGGCATCGTGATGTCGCGCGTCAGCGAGCGCATCGCCGGAGACCTGCGCAACCAAACGTATACGCATCTGCAGAAACTGTCGTTGGACTTCTTTGGCGGTAAGCGCACCGGCGACCTCATTGCGCGCATATCGAGCGACACCGACCGCATCTGCAATTTTCTGGCGGACAATGTCGTCGATTTCGCCAGCGACATCCTCTTGTTCATCGGCATGTCGTGCATCCTGTTCAGTTGGGATCCGCTGTTGGCCGTGGCGGGCTTGCTGCCGCTGCCGCTGGTGGGTTGGCTGGTGTATTACGTGCGCGGGCAATTGCAGCACGGCTTTACCCGTGGCGGCCGCGCCTGGTCGGAAATGACCAACGTGCTGGCCGATACGATTCCCGGCATCCGCGTCGTCAAGGCGTTCGCCCAGGAGAAGCGCGAAGTCGGCCGCTTCGAAGCTGCCAACGATCGCGTGATCCAGGCCAATAACCGCGTCAACATGGTATGGGCCTTCTTCTGGCCACTGGTGCTGTTCTTGAACACGGCCGGACTGCTGGTCGTGTGGGCCTTCGGCGCCTGGCGGGTGTTCGATTTCCGCATCGAGCCGGAGTATGTGTGGGGCTTTTACCTGTTCATCATGCGTTTCTATACCCGGCTGGAATCGATGAGCCGGATGTTCTCGATGACGCAGCGCGCCGCGGCCAGCTCGCAGCGCATCTTCGAGATTCTCGATCGCGTTCCCAGCGTGCCCGAACCGGCCGTGCCGGTCCATCCCGGCCGCATTCGCGGTGAGATCGAGCTGCGCGGCATCTGCTTCCGCTATGGCAACCGGCAGGTGATCGAGAACGTCGATCTGTCGATCGAGCCGGGCGAGATGATCGGCCTGGTTGGTCCCAGCGGCTCGGGCAAGAGCACGCTCGTGAACCTGGTATGCCGCTTCTACGACGTGACACAGGGCTCGATTCTGGTCGACGGCGTCGACGTGCGGCAATTCCCGGTGTCGGAGTATCGCCGCAACATCGGCATGGTTCTGCAGGATCCGTTCCTGTTCTACGGCACAATCTTCGAGAACATCGCCTACGGCCGGCCCGATGCCACGCGCGAGGAGGTGGTCGCGGCGGCCCGCGCGGCCAAGGCGCACGAGTTCATCATGCGGCTGCCCGACGGTTACGATTCGCTGGTCGGCGAGCGCGGTCAGACACTGTCGGGCGGCGAGCGGCAGCGGATCTCGATCGCGCGCGCGATCTTGATCGATCCGCGGATTCTGATCCTGGACGAAGCCACGAGCTCGGTCGACACGGAAACCGAGCGCGAGATTCAAGAGGCGCTCGACAATCTGATTCAAGGGCGCACGACGATCGCCATCGCGCATCGTCTGAGCACGCTGCGACGTGCCAGCCGACTGATCGTGATGGATCGTGGGCGCATTGTGGAAACCGGACAGCATCAGGATCTGGTGCAATCGCCCGGCATGTACGCTCGCCTGCACAGGGCGCAAGTGGCCCTGGCGCGCGAAGCAATTGAATAA
- a CDS encoding pyridoxal phosphate-dependent aminotransferase, with translation MSLATSRIVDALEPSATIAMAAKARELKSTGKTVYDFTLGEPDFTTPEHICAAAVAAMKAGHTHYTAAGGIAELKAAVAKSYRERHGLDYAPDQVVISNGAKHSLHNAFTALLNPGDEVIIPAPYWVSYAEQVKLASGAPVIVETSEASDFKLAPEQLRRAITARTKLLLLCSPSNPTGSMYSPEELAALADIVIEKDLGVISDEIYEHLVYGGNRFASFATVRPGLAERTVLVNGVSKSYAMTGWRIGWTLSPKKLAKAMDNLQSQETSNPSSVSQYAALAALSGPQQCVGEMLEQFAKRREFVKQRIAQLPRITGTQMSGAFYAFINVKAHLGRKYNGVQVDNSAQWCLELLSQQNVASVMGSAFGAEGYARLSFATSLQNLEVGFDRIAAFLNSPQ, from the coding sequence ATGAGTCTTGCTACGAGCCGCATCGTCGACGCCCTGGAACCTTCGGCCACGATCGCCATGGCCGCCAAAGCGCGGGAACTGAAATCCACGGGCAAGACCGTTTACGACTTCACGCTGGGCGAGCCCGACTTTACCACGCCCGAACATATCTGCGCCGCGGCGGTGGCGGCGATGAAGGCCGGCCACACACATTACACGGCCGCCGGCGGCATTGCCGAGTTGAAGGCCGCCGTGGCGAAGAGCTATCGCGAGCGGCACGGCTTGGACTACGCGCCGGATCAGGTCGTCATCTCCAATGGCGCCAAGCATTCGTTGCACAATGCCTTCACGGCGCTGTTGAACCCGGGCGACGAGGTCATCATTCCCGCTCCCTACTGGGTCAGCTACGCCGAGCAAGTGAAGCTGGCCAGCGGCGCGCCCGTGATTGTCGAAACCAGCGAGGCCAGCGACTTCAAACTCGCGCCCGAACAGTTGCGGCGCGCGATCACGGCGCGGACCAAACTGTTGCTCTTGTGTTCGCCGTCCAACCCGACGGGAAGCATGTACTCGCCGGAGGAATTGGCGGCACTGGCGGACATCGTGATCGAAAAAGACCTTGGCGTGATCTCGGACGAGATCTACGAGCACCTGGTGTACGGCGGGAATCGCTTTGCCAGCTTTGCCACCGTGCGTCCGGGTTTGGCCGAACGAACAGTGCTCGTCAACGGTGTGAGCAAGTCCTACGCGATGACCGGCTGGCGGATCGGCTGGACATTATCGCCCAAGAAGCTGGCCAAGGCGATGGATAACCTGCAGAGCCAGGAAACGTCGAACCCGTCGAGCGTCAGTCAATACGCGGCGCTCGCGGCACTTTCGGGCCCGCAGCAATGCGTGGGCGAAATGCTCGAGCAATTTGCCAAGCGGCGCGAATTCGTGAAGCAGCGCATTGCGCAGCTGCCACGAATCACGGGGACGCAGATGAGCGGCGCGTTCTACGCCTTCATCAATGTCAAGGCACACCTGGGACGCAAGTACAACGGCGTGCAAGTCGACAACTCGGCCCAATGGTGTCTGGAACTGTTGTCACAGCAAAACGTGGCTAGCGTGATGGGTTCGGCGTTCGGTGCCGAAGGATATGCGCGGCTATCGTTTGCCACCAGCCTGCAGAACTTGGAAGTGGGCTTCGATCGGATCGCGGCTTTTCTGAACAGCCCGCAATAA
- a CDS encoding HAMP domain-containing sensor histidine kinase yields DSLINHMLDTARLNVAPPRDEAVDVEVADVLRSCAKTACMHYRLPDETITLDLQPALVRAQPIDVEIVFRNLIDNALKYSGDKPEVTVQSWVAGGGTVVTRIIDNGPGIPINLRRKIFGRFFRIGSELERSKTGTGLGLFIVRTLVKRMHGKVHVRGRGSQQGSVFEVELPGRAVVPQQSAA; encoded by the coding sequence GATTCGCTGATCAATCACATGCTCGACACGGCTCGCCTGAACGTGGCGCCGCCGCGCGACGAAGCGGTCGACGTGGAAGTGGCCGACGTGCTGCGCAGTTGCGCCAAAACCGCCTGCATGCACTACCGACTGCCCGACGAAACGATCACGCTCGACTTGCAGCCCGCCCTGGTGCGCGCTCAGCCGATCGACGTGGAAATCGTGTTTCGCAACCTGATCGACAATGCGCTGAAGTATTCCGGTGACAAGCCGGAGGTCACGGTGCAATCGTGGGTGGCCGGCGGCGGCACCGTGGTCACGCGGATCATCGATAACGGGCCCGGCATTCCGATCAACTTGCGCCGCAAGATTTTCGGCCGCTTCTTTCGCATCGGCAGCGAGCTGGAGCGATCGAAGACCGGCACCGGCCTGGGACTGTTCATCGTCCGTACGCTGGTGAAACGCATGCACGGCAAAGTCCACGTGCGAGGTCGCGGATCCCAGCAAGGAAGCGTCTTCGAAGTCGAGCTGCCGGGCCGCGCCGTGGTTCCCCAACAATCCGCCGCATAA
- a CDS encoding response regulator transcription factor gives MATTTDTKHILIVEDEQHLAIGIKYNLEAEGYRVSLAPDGPSALKLVEQDPAAIDLIVLDLMLPGMSGYTVCESLREQGNDVPILMLSARTLTEDRIRGMDVGADQYLEKPFDLDELLAMVRNLLSRRARAPGRATSQKIGNEFEFGRAKINFDTFKVTVDGKSLRLTSMEMKLLRYFIENEGSVITRAQLLDEVWGLSASPTTRTVDNFISRLRRYFEIDRDHPRHFLSVRGTGYRFVSKEEPDEAPG, from the coding sequence ATGGCCACCACGACCGACACCAAGCACATTCTGATCGTCGAGGACGAGCAGCACCTGGCGATCGGTATCAAGTACAACCTCGAGGCCGAGGGATATCGTGTGTCGCTCGCGCCCGATGGCCCCTCAGCCCTGAAGCTGGTCGAGCAGGACCCGGCAGCCATCGACCTGATCGTTCTCGACCTGATGCTGCCCGGCATGAGCGGCTACACGGTGTGCGAAAGCTTGCGCGAGCAGGGGAACGACGTGCCGATCCTGATGCTCAGCGCCCGCACGCTGACCGAGGACCGCATCCGCGGCATGGACGTCGGCGCCGACCAGTACCTGGAAAAGCCGTTCGATCTGGACGAGCTCTTGGCGATGGTCCGCAACCTGCTTTCGCGGCGGGCGCGCGCGCCCGGTCGCGCCACGTCGCAAAAGATCGGCAACGAGTTCGAGTTCGGCCGCGCCAAAATCAACTTCGACACGTTCAAGGTTACCGTCGACGGCAAGAGCCTGCGGCTGACCTCGATGGAGATGAAGCTCCTGCGCTACTTCATCGAAAACGAAGGCTCGGTTATTACCCGCGCGCAGTTGCTCGACGAGGTATGGGGGTTGTCCGCCAGTCCCACGACGCGCACCGTCGATAATTTCATTTCGCGCCTGCGCCGGTATTTCGAAATCGACCGCGATCACCCGCGCCATTTTTTGTCGGTGCGCGGAACGGGATATCGGTTCGTCTCGAAAGAAGAGCCGGATGAAGCCCCGGGATAA
- a CDS encoding RNA polymerase sigma factor translates to MHDSDVQLMRRANLGDRAAFAEIVRRYQGALRRVAESRLGTVEAAEDVVQETFFAAYKSRHSYDERFGFRTWLWTILLNQCRRYAGRQARHARTISIDRGEPSESSQRRCEPTAPADAALAGLMAHERREVLERLLLRLSAVQADALRLRFFGGLKFQEIADTMQCSLCTAKNRVRWGLLKLSELVHEEAAASEPSDGRRQSGSSMLPPHELTPDGLRLDRRPDSSDSMNS, encoded by the coding sequence ATGCACGACTCCGACGTCCAGCTCATGCGCCGAGCCAACCTTGGTGACCGCGCGGCATTCGCCGAGATCGTGCGTCGCTACCAAGGGGCTTTGCGGCGCGTCGCCGAAAGCCGGCTGGGAACCGTCGAGGCCGCCGAAGACGTCGTGCAAGAGACCTTCTTCGCGGCCTACAAATCGCGCCACAGCTATGACGAACGCTTCGGCTTCCGCACCTGGTTGTGGACCATCCTGTTGAATCAATGCCGCCGCTACGCGGGCCGGCAGGCCCGCCACGCCCGCACGATTTCCATTGACCGTGGCGAGCCTAGCGAATCGTCGCAACGACGTTGCGAACCGACCGCTCCGGCCGATGCGGCGCTGGCCGGGCTCATGGCTCATGAGCGCCGCGAGGTTCTGGAGCGATTGCTGCTGCGTTTAAGCGCGGTGCAAGCCGACGCGCTGCGGTTGCGGTTTTTCGGCGGCCTGAAATTCCAGGAAATCGCCGACACCATGCAATGCAGCCTGTGTACCGCGAAAAACCGGGTTCGTTGGGGCCTGCTAAAACTGAGCGAGCTCGTCCACGAGGAGGCTGCTGCCTCCGAGCCGTCCGACGGTCGCCGGCAATCCGGATCATCGATGCTACCTCCACACGAGCTAACTCCCGACGGGCTACGTCTCGACAGGCGTCCCGATTCCTCCGATTCCATGAATTCCTAG